Part of the Kitasatospora sp. NBC_00374 genome is shown below.
GGCCCGGTGCCTGTTTCCCGAGCGGTACTGAACCGTCACGATGTGGGAGGGCCCCGTTGAGTTCGGCGACCAAGGACGTTACCGGTACGACTTCGGCCGCCGAGCGCGGTGGCCGGGCCGCGACGCCTGCGCGCGGGGTCGCCGGGCGCCGCGCCAACCCCAACCGCGGGGCGGAACCCGCCGAGTTGCGCCGGCTGCTGACGGCGCTGACCGCGATGCGGGACGGCAACTTCCGGCGCCGGCTCACGTTCCCGGGGGACGGCGTGCTCGCGGAGATCGCCGCGGTGTTCAACGAGGTCGCGGAGCGCAACCAGCACCTCACGGGTGAGCTGGCGCGGGTGCGGCGGGCGGTCGGCCGGGAGGGCCGGCTGTCGGAGCGGCTGGAGATGGGGGTCGGCGAGGGCGCCTGGATGGCGGCGGTCGACAACTGCAACGCGCTGATCGACGATCTGGCCCGGCCGATGGCCGAGGTGGGCCGGGTGCTGACCTCGATCGCCGAGGGCGACCTGGACCAGCGGATGGAGCTGCGCTCGGTCCACACCACGGGGGCGAGCTATCCGCTGCGGGGTGAGTTCCTGAAGGTCGGCCGGACGGTCAACGGGCTGGTGGACCAGCTCTCGGAGTTCACCGACGAGGTGACCCGGGTGGCCATCGAGGTGGGGACCGAGGGCAAGCTCGGCGGTCAGGCCCGGGTGCGGAGCGTGTCGGGCAGCTGGAAGGACCTGGCCGACTCGGTGAACACCATGGCCGGCCGGCTGACCGCGCAGGTGCGCAACATCGCCGAGGTGACCACGGCGGTGGCCAAGGGCGACCTGTCGCGCAAGGTCACGGTGGACGTGGCCGGCGAGATGCTGGAGCTGAAGAACACCGTGAACACCATGGTGGACCAGCTCAACTCGTTCGCCGCGCAGGTGACCAGGGTCGCCAGGGACGTGGGTACCGAGGGTCGCCTCGGCGGTCAGGCCCAGGTGCCGGGCGTCGCGGGAGTGTGGCGCGACCTCACCGACTCGGTGAACTTCATGGCCAACAACCTGACCGCGCAGGTGCGCAACATCGCCGAGGTGACCACGGCGGTGGCCAAGGGCGACCTGTCGCGAAAGATCGAGGTCGATGCGCGCGGCGAGATCCTGGAGCTGAAGAACACCATCAACACCATGGTGGACCAGCTCTCGGGCTTCGCGGAGCAGGTGACCAGAATGGCCCGCGCGGTGGGGACGGAGGGCATCCTGGGCGGCCAGGCGCAGGTGCCGGGCGTCGCCGGGGTCTGGAAGGACCTGACCGAGAACGTCAACTCGATGGCCAACAACCTGACCAACCAGGTGCGGAACATCGCCCAGGTGACCACGGCGGTGGCCAAGGGCGACCTCTCACAGAAGATCCAGGTGGATGCCCAGGGCGAGATCCTGGAGCTGAAGAACACCATCAACACGATGGTGGACCAGCTCGGCGCGTTCGCCGACGAGGTGACCCGGGTGGCCCGGGACGTCGGCACCGAGGGGATCCTGGGCGGGCAGGCGAGCGTGCCGGGGGTGTCGGGCACCTGGAAGGACCTGACCAACAGCGTCAACCTGATGGCGAACAACCTGACCAGCCAGGTCCGCAACATCGCCGAGGTCACCACCGCGGTGGCCCGGGGCGATGTCTCCAAGAAGATCACCGTGGACGCCAAGGGCGAGATCCGCGAGCTGGTCACCACCGTCAACACCATGGTCGACCAGCTGTCCGCGTTCGCGGACGAGGTCACCCGGGTGGCCCGCGAGGTGGGCACCGAGGGCATTCTGGGCGGTCAGGCCCGGGTGCGCGGGGTCTCCGGCATCTGGCGTGACCTGACCGACAACGTCAACTTCATGGCGTCGAATCTGACCAGTCAGGTGCGCAACATCGCCGAGGTTGCCTCGGCGGTGGCCAGTGGTGACCTCTCCAAGAAGATCACCATCGAGGCGCAGGGCGAGGTGGCCGCGCTGGCGGGCACCCTGAACACCATGGTCGACCAGCTCTCGGCGTTCGCCGTCGAGGTGACCAGGGTGGCCCGTGAGGTCGGTACCGACGGCATCCTGGGCGGTCAGGCGAACGTGCCGGGCGTGGCCGGGATCTGGAAGGACCTGACCGACAACGTCAACCTGATGGCGAACAACCTGACCGGGCAGGTCCGCAACATCGCCCTGGTGATCACCGCCGTCGCCCGCGGCGACCTGTCGCAGAAGATCGACGTGGACGCCCGCGGCGAGATCCTGGAGCTCAAGACCAGCATCAACACCATGGTCGACCAGCTCGGCGCGTTTGCCGACGAGGTCACCCGGGTCGCCCGCGAGGTCGGCACCGACGGCCGCCTCGGCGGCCAGGCCCGGGTGCCCGGGGTGGCCGGCACCTGGCAGGACCTCACCGAGTCGGTGAACGAGCTCGCCAACAACCTGACCCGGCAGGTGCGGGCGATCGCCCAGGTCGCCACCGCGGTGACCAGGGGCGACCTCAGCCTGCGGATCGACGTGGACGCGTCCGGTGAGCTCGACGAGCTCAAGGACAACATCAACCAGATGATCGCCAACCTGCGCGAGACCACCAGGACCAACAAGGAACAGGACTGGCTGAAGACCAACCTGGCCCGGATGTCCGGTCTGCTGCAGGGCCGCCGCGACCTGGAGGCCGTCGCCTCGCTGATCATGAACGAGCTCACCCCGGTGGTCTCGGCCCAGCACGGCGCCTTCTTCCTCTCCCAGCCGGCCGGCCGGACCGCGGAGCTGATCACCGAGGACGATGACGAGAACGACACCGTCCTGCGGCTGCTGGGCAGTTACGGCTACAACCGGCGCTCGATGCCGACCACCTTCCGGCCCGGCGAGGGGCTGATCGGCCAGGCCGCGGTGGAGAAGCGCTCGATCATCGTCAAGGAGACCCCGCCGGGCTATCTCAAGATCGCCTCGGGGCTCGGCGAGGCCTCGCCGTCCCACCTGGTGGTCCTGCCGGTGCTCTTCGAGGACCGGCTGCTCGGCGTGATCGAGCTGGCCACCTTCAGCTCCTTCACCGCCGTCGCCCTCGACTTCCTGAACCAGATCGCCGACCTGATCGGCGTCACCGTCAACACCATCAGCGTCAACACCAAGACCGAGGGCCTGCTGCTGGAGTCCCAGCGGCTGACGGCCGAACTCTCCATGCGGTCGGCCGAGTTGGAGGCGCGCCAGGAGGAGCTGGAGCGCACCAACGAGGAGCTCCAGGAGAAGGCCGAACAGCTCGCCCAGCAGAACCGCGACATCGAGATCAAGAACAGCGAGATCGAGGAGGCCCGGCAGATCCTGGAGGAGCGTGCCGAGCAACTGGCCCTCGCCTCCCGCTACAAGAGCGAGTTCCTCGCCAACATGTCGCACGAGCTGCGGACCCCGCTCAACTCGCTGCTGATCCTGGCCAAGCTGCTCTCCGACAACAACGAGGGCAACCTCTCCGCCAAGCAGGTCGAGTTCGCCGAGACCATCCACGGCGCCGGCTCCGACCTGCTCCAGCTGATCAACGACATCCTCGACCTGTCCAAGGTCGAGGCCGGCAAGATGGACGTCCGCCCGGCCAAGATCGCGCTGGTCCAGCTGGTCGACTACGTGGAGGCGGCGTTCCGCCCGCTGGCGGCGGACAAGAACCTGGACTTCGCCGTCCGGGTCTCGCCGGACCTCCCGGTCACCCTGCACACCGACGAGCAGCGGCTCCAGCAGGTGCTGCGCAACCTGCTCTCCAACGCGGTGAAGTTCACCGACTCCGGCGCCGTCGAGCTGATGATCCGTCCGGCCGGGGCGGACGTCCCGCAGCACGTGCGGGAGATGCTGCTGGAGGCCGAGGCGATCGGGGACCCGGACGAGGCGCTGATCGCGTTCTCCGTCTCCGACACCGGTATCGGGATCCCCGGCAACAAACTGCGGGAGATCTTCGAGGCCTTCAAGCAGGCCGACGGCGGCACCAGCCGCAAGTACGGCGGTACCGGCCTCGGGCTGTCGATCAGCCGGGAGATCGCCCGTCTGCTCGGCGGTGAGATCCACGTCGAGAGCGAGCTGCACCAGGGCTCCACGTTCACCCTGTACCTGCCGCTGCGCACCGAGGCCCCGGACGCGCCCGCGATCGAGCGCCCGTCGCCGCTGCCGGTGCGCGCCGCGGTCGGGGTGACCCCGGCCGGCACCCCGGTGCCGGTGGGCGAGAACCTGGCGGACCACTGGGCGCACGAGGTCCGGGAGCTGGCCGAGGAGCGCCGCCGTGGCGCCGCCGAGCGCCGGCGTTCGGCCCAGCTCGCCGAGCCGCCGGTGCCGCAGCAGCCGGAGGCCTCGTCGCGGAGCGGCGGGCAGGCGCAGTTCCACGGCCGGTTCGACGGCGAGCGGGTGCTGATCGTCGACGACGACATCCGCAACGTCTTCGCGCTCACCAGCGTGCTGGAGCAGTACGGGCTGACCGTGCTGTACGCCGAGAACGGCCGCGAGGGCATCGAGGTGCTGGAGCAGCACGAGGACGTCGCGCTGGTGCTGATGGACATCATGATGCCCGAGATGGACGGCTACGCGACCACCGAGGCGATCCGGCGGATGCCCCAGTTCTCCGGTCTGCCGATCATCGCGCTGACCGCGAAGGCGATGAAGGGCGACAAGGAGAAGAGCCTGGCGGCCGGCGCCAACGCCCACGTCACCAAGCCGGTGGAGGCCGACACCCTGCTGGCGGTGATGCGCCAGTTCCTGGCGGTCGGATAGCGGCAGGGGTCCTGGGGCGGTCGGCACTGGCGGCTCCGGCCGGGAACGCTGTAGGGTCACCCATCGTTGCGAACGGTGACCGGATGGTGACACGACGCTCAGTGCGGCCTGCGCCGGACGCGGCACTTCCCCGGGGCGGCCATCGGCCGGATCGCGCCAAGCGATGTGGCGGGCGAGGGGGTACGGCTAGCATGACCGGGGCAGTGGTGAGCGGCACGCGGGTGCCGTCCCTCGGAAGACAAGCGGCAGGAGGGCGGGTCCAGGTGCAGAAGGCGAAGATCCTCCTGGTCGACGACCGGCCGGAGAACCTGCTGGCGCTGGAGGCGATCCTGTCCGCGCTGGACCAGACGCTGGTCCGGGCCTCCTCCGGTGAGGAAGCGCTCAAGGCGCTGCTGACGGACGACTTCGCGGTCATCCTGCTGGACGTCCAGATGCCCGGGATGGACGGCTTCGAGACGGCCGCCCACATCAAGCGCCGGGAGCGGACCCGGGACATCCCGATCATCTTCCTGACCGCGATCAACCACGGTCCGCACCACACCTTCCGCGGTTACGCGGCGGGCGCGGTGGACTACATCTCCAAGCCCTTCGACCCGTGGGTGCTGCGCGCCAAGGTCTCGGTCTTCGTCGACCTCTACATGAAGAACTGCCAGCTCAAGGAGCAGGCCGCGCTGCTGCGCCTGCAGCTGGAGTCGGGCGAGGCGGCCAGCCTCGGCGGCGCGCTGCTGGGCGAGCTCTCGGCCCGGCTCGCCGCGGTCGAGGAGCAGGCCGAGGCGCTGACCAAGCAGCTGGACGACTCCGCCGATCCTGGTGCGGCCGCCTCCTCCGCCCATCTCGAACGCAAGCTGGCAGGTCTGCGCCGGGCGCTCGACGCGATGCGCCCCGGCGCGAACTGAGCTCCGCACCACCCCTCGCACCACCGGCCGAGCCCGGTGGTCGGCAGCGGTGACGGCGGGTTCGCTGACCGGCCGTCAGGCGAGCAGGTGTTCGGCGACACGGGCCCCGCGACGGGGTCCGGGCATGGGCACTCGCCCCGGCCGCCGGTAGGCTGCTGACCCATGGCCACACGTACGCCCGGCAGCGCGGCACGCAACCCCAAGCCCGGGCCGGCCAAGAAGGCGCCGGCCGGGAAGGCACCCGCGAAGAAGGCCGTCCCCGCGGCCAAGAAGGCGGCTCCGGCGGCCCGGAAGGCGGCGGCGCGCAAGCCCGCGGCCGCGCCTGCCCCGCCCCCGCCGCGCCCCATACTCTTCCGCGCCGTGCGCGCCGTCTGGCTCGGCCTCGCCCACAGCGTCGGAGCGGTCTTCCGGGGCTTCGGCGACGGTGCCAAGAACCTCGACCCGGCCCACCGCAAGGACGGCCTGGCACTGCTGCTGCTGGCGCTCGGCCTGGTCACCGCGGCGGGCACCTGGTTCAGCCCGCAGGGCTGGCTGGGCGAGGTGGCGACCAACGTGGTCTCCGGGCTGTTCGGCCGCCTCGACGTGCTGGTGCCGTTCCTGCTCGTCGCCGTCGCCGTCCGGCTGATGAGGCACCCCGAACTCCCGGAGGCCAACGGGCGGATCCTGATCGGCCTGAGCACCCTGGTGGTCGGCGTCCTCGGGCTGGTGCACATCGGCTGCGGTGCGCCCGGCATGGGCAGCGGGGCGACCAAGATACGGCAGGCCGGCGGCATCCTCGGCTGGGCCGCGTCCACCCCGATGATGGCCGCCGCAGGGCCGCCGCTCGCCGTTCCGCTGCTGCTGCTGGTCGCCTTCTTCGGCCTGCTGGTGCTCACCGCCACCCCCGTCAACCGGATTCCCGAGCGGCTGCGGCAGCTCGGGGTGCGCCTCGGGGTGGTCGAGCCGTCCGCCGCCGAGGCGGCGGCCTCCGCGGCGGCGGACGGCGCCGGGGCCGGCCGGGAGTTCTCCACCGAACCGCCCGAGGACGCCGATCCCGACGCGCTGCCCTTCACCATCGAGGGCGCGGACACCGACGAGCTCTCCCGCCGCCGCGGCCGCCGTCGCCGCAAGGCGGAGCCGGCCGAGGAGCCGGAGGCGGTCTCCTTCGAGAAGGACCCGTACCAGACCAGGGACCTCGCCGCCGGGGTGGCCGCCGACCTGGACGGCGCCCTGCTCTACGGCGTGCCGGCCTCCCCGGCGGTGGCCAGCATGATGCACCAGGTGCAGGACCGCACCGCACCGCCGGAGGACCTGGCCGTTCCGCAGGCCCGCAGCGCCGGGGCCCCCGACGGGCACGGGCCGGCGCCGGTGCGGATGGAGCAGCTCCAGCTGGCCGGCGACATCACGTACGCGCTGCCGCCGCTGGACCTGCTGGACTACGGCGCGCCCGCCAAGGCCCGCTCCAAGCTCAACGACGAGGTGGTCGCCCAGCTCACCGGCGTGTTCGCCGAGTTCAAGGTGGACGCCCGGGTCACCGGCTTCACCCGCGGCCCGACGGTCACCCGCTACGAGGTCGAGCTCGGCCCGGCGGTCAAGGTCGAGCGGATCACCGCGCTGGCCAAGAACATCGCGTACGCGGTGGCCAGCCCGGACGTGCGGATCATCAGTCCGATCCCCGGCAAGTCGGCGGTCGGCGTGGAGATCCCCAACCGGGACCGGGAGATGGTCAACCTCGGCGACCTGCTGCGCTCGCGCGCCGCCGCCGAGGACGGCCACCCGATGGTGGTCGGCATGGGCAAGGACGTCGAGGGCCACACCGTGATGGCCAACCTCGCCAAGATGCCGCACATCCTGGTCGCGGGCGCCACCGGCGCCGGCAAGTCCTCCTGCATCAACTGCCTGATCACCTCGGTGCTCGCCCGTGCCACCCCGGACGAGGTCCGGATGGTCCTGGTCGACCCCAAGCGGGTCGAGCTGACGGCGTACGAGGGCATCCCGCACCTGATCACGCCGATCATCACCAACCCCAAGAAGGCCGCCGAGGCCCTCCAGTGGGTGGTGCGCGAGATGGACCTGCGCTACGACGACCTGGCGGCCTTCGGCTTCCGGCACGTGGACGACTTCAATGCGGCCGTGCGCGCGGGCAAGGTGCAGCCGCCGCTCGGCAGTGAGCGGGAGCTGACCCCGTACCCGTACCTGCTGGTGATCGTCGACGAGCTGGCCGACCTGATGATGGTCGCCCCGCGCGACGTCGAGGACTCGGTGGTCCGGATCACCCAGCTGGCCCGCGCGGCTGGCATCCACCTGGTACTGGCCACCCAGCGGCCCTCGGTGGACGTGGTGACCGGCCTGATCAAGGCCAACGTGCCCTCCCGGCTGGCCTTCGCCACCTCGGCGATGGCCGACTCCCGGGTCATCCTGGACCAGCCCGGCGCGGAGAAGCTGATCGGCAAGGGCGACGCGCTGTTCCTGCCGATGGGCGCCAGCAAGCCGGTCCGGATGCAGGGGGCCTTCGTCACCGAGGCGGAGATCGCCAAGGTGGTCCAGCACTGCAAGGACCAGATGGCGGCGGTCTACCGGGACGACGTCACGGTCGGCGGCGGACCGAAGAAGGAGATCGACGAGGAGATCGGCGACGACCTGGACCTGCTGATCCAGGCGGCCGAGCTGGTCGTCTCCACCCAGTTCGGTTCGACCTCGATGCTCCAGCGCAAGCTGAGGGTCGGCTTCGCCAAGGCGGGGCGGCTGATGGACCTGATGGAGTCGCGTGGGATCGTGGGGCCGAGCGAGGGCTCCAAGGCCCGTGACGTGCTGGTCAAACCGGACGAACTGGACGGGGTTCTGATCACCCTTCGAGGGTGAGCAGCGGCCCGTCTCACCCGTTCGGAGGAACCTCGTTCGGAGCAGTGTGGTCGGCCGGAACCGGGGCAGGCGAAAGGGCGTCCATCCGGGCACGGACGCTCGGCCCGCCCGGCCGGGCTGACCGACCGTCAGCGGATGGGGGCCCGGGATGCCCGTTCGGGCCCGTCCGCTTGAGAAACGTTCCGGCCCCGCCCCTAGACTGTCTTCTCAGCAGGTGGCCAACGCTCGAAAGGCGCGCCCAGTGTCCATCGGCAAGTCCCCTCGTCGCGGCAGCCACGGCTCCTCCGCGTCCAGCGCCGTCCCCGGGCAGACCGGGTCCGGCCAGACGACGCCGCAGCCGTCCGTGGTCGAACCACCGGCCGCCGAGTCGCCGAGCATCGGCCGGGTGCTCTCGGCGGCCCGGCTCGACGCGGGTCTGACGGTCGACCAGGTCAGCGCCGCCACCCGGGTCCGGGTGCCGATCGTGCACGGCATCGAGGAGGACGACTTCAGCCGCTGCGGCGGCGACGTCTACGCCCGCGGCCACATCCGGGCCCTCGCCAGGGCCGTCGGCGTCGACGGCGACCAGCTGGTCACCCGGTACGACGCCGACCACGGCGGTGCCCCCGGCCCGCAGCGGGCCACCCAGCTGCTCGACACCGGCCCGATCAAGGTCACCGACCACCGGCGCCCGAACTGGACCGCCGCCATGATGCTGGCGATCGCCGCCGTGGTCGCGCTGATCGGCTTCAACCTCTTCACCGACAACTCCGTCGACGCCGGCGCGGGGGCCGCCAGCGAGCCGCTGCCCAGCACCGCCGCCGCCCCGGTGACCGCCTCCGCCCAGCCGCCCGCCCCGGCCCCCAGCTCCCCCGCCGCGATCGCCGCCGCCCCGGTCGACAAGGTGACCGTCAAGCTGGTCGCGGAGAAGGGCAAGAGCTGGGTCACGGCCAAGGACGGCAAGGGCAAGTCGCTGTTCTCCAACAACCTGGACACCGGCCAGGACCAGACCTTCACCGACCCCGCGAAGATCACGCTGGTGATCGGCAACGCGGGCGCCGTCCACGTGTACGTCAACGGCAAGGACCTCGGTCCGGCCGGGACGGACGGGCAGGTGGTGCATCTCACCTACACCCCCGGCGACCCGCAGGCGGGCTGACCCGCAGGGCTCCGAAGGCCCGACGATCAACGCGCGCGGACTCCGGGGCGAACGGCACCGGGGCCCGCGCGTTAATCTTGGCGTCATGCCTGAACCCCGCACTGTCGCCCTGGTCACGCTCGGATGCGCCCGCAACGAGGTCGACTCCGAGGAACTCGCCGGGCGACTGGAGGCCGACGGCTGGCGGCTGGTCGACGACGCCGCCGACGCCGACGTCGCCGTGGTCAACACCTGCGGGTTCGTCGAAGCCGCCAAGAAGGACTCCGTCGACGCCCTGCTGGAGGCCAACGACCTCAAGGGCCACGGCCGTACCCAGGCCGTGGTCGCGGTCGGCTGCATGGCCGAGCGCTACGGCAAGGAACTCGCCGACGCCCTGCCCGAGGCCGACGGCGTCCTCGGCTTCGACGACTACACCGACATCTCCGACCGCCTGCAGACCATCCTGTCCGGCGGCCACCACGCCTCCCACCTCCCGCGCGACCGCCGCAAGCTGCTCCCGCTCAGCCCCGTCAAGCGCCAGGAGGCCGCCGCCGAGGTGGCACTGCCGGGCCACGGCACCCCCGAGGACCTGCCCGACGGCGTCGCCCCCGCCTCCGGCCCGCGCACCCTGCGCAAGCGCCTGGACGACAACCCGGTGGCCTCGGTCAAGCTGGCCTCCGGCTGCGACCGGCGCTGCTCCTTCTGCGCCATCCCCGCCTTCCGCGGCTCGTTCATCTCCCGCCGCCCGTCCGACGTGCTGAACGAGGCCGTCTGGCTGGCCGAGCAGGGCGTCCGGGAGGTCGTCCTGGTCAGCGAGAACAACACCTCGTACGGCAAGGACCTCGGCGACATCCGGCTGCTGGAGACGCTGCTCAGCGAGATCGCGGCGGTCGAGGGCGTCGAACGGGTCCGGGTGAGCTACCTGCAGCCGGCCGAGATGCGGCCCGGCCTGATCGACGTGATGACCGGGACGCCCGGGGTCGTGCCGTACTTCGACCTCTCGTTCCAGCACTCCGCTCCGGCGGTGCTGCGCCGGATGCGCCGGTTCGGCAACACCGACCAGTTCCTCGGGCTGCTGAAGACCATCCGCGACAAGGCCCCGCAGGCGGGCGCCCGGTCCAACTTCATCGTGGGCTTCCCCGGCGAGACCGAGGAGGACTTCGCGGAGCTGGAACGGTTCATCACGCACGCCGGCCTCGACGCCATCGGCGTCTTCGGCTACTCCGACGAGGACGGCACCGAGGCGGCCGGCTTCGACGGCAAGCTGCCCGAGGACGTCGTCGCCGACCGGCTCGCCAAGCTGTCCCGGCTGGCCGAGGAGCTCACCGCCCAGCGGGCCGAGCAGCGGATCGGCGACGAGGTCGAGGTGCTGGTCGAGTCCGTCGAGGACGGCGTGGTCGAGGGCCGGGCCGCCCACCAGGCACCCGAGACCGACGGTCTGACCACCCTGCTCGGGGTCGAGGACGCGGTCGTCGGCCGCTTCTACCGCGCCCGGGTGGTCGGCACCGAGGGTGTCGACCTGGTGGCCGAGGCGCTGTCCCCCGAGGCACTGTCCTCCGAGGCCGCGGCCGGCGAGGCGGCGGCCGACGAGGCCGAGCACGTGGGAGTCGGGGCATGACCAACGGGCCAGGCGCCCCAACCGCGGCCGGCCGGGACCGGCCGACGGCCGCTCTGCCCCCGCCCCCGGGGATCTGGAACATCGCCAACGTGCTGACCATGGCACGGCTGCTGCTGGTGCCGGTCTTCGTCGCGCTGCTCTTCGCCGACGGCGGCCACAACCCCAAGTGGCGCGCGGTGGCCTGGG
Proteins encoded:
- a CDS encoding DNA translocase FtsK; the protein is MATRTPGSAARNPKPGPAKKAPAGKAPAKKAVPAAKKAAPAARKAAARKPAAAPAPPPPRPILFRAVRAVWLGLAHSVGAVFRGFGDGAKNLDPAHRKDGLALLLLALGLVTAAGTWFSPQGWLGEVATNVVSGLFGRLDVLVPFLLVAVAVRLMRHPELPEANGRILIGLSTLVVGVLGLVHIGCGAPGMGSGATKIRQAGGILGWAASTPMMAAAGPPLAVPLLLLVAFFGLLVLTATPVNRIPERLRQLGVRLGVVEPSAAEAAASAAADGAGAGREFSTEPPEDADPDALPFTIEGADTDELSRRRGRRRRKAEPAEEPEAVSFEKDPYQTRDLAAGVAADLDGALLYGVPASPAVASMMHQVQDRTAPPEDLAVPQARSAGAPDGHGPAPVRMEQLQLAGDITYALPPLDLLDYGAPAKARSKLNDEVVAQLTGVFAEFKVDARVTGFTRGPTVTRYEVELGPAVKVERITALAKNIAYAVASPDVRIISPIPGKSAVGVEIPNRDREMVNLGDLLRSRAAAEDGHPMVVGMGKDVEGHTVMANLAKMPHILVAGATGAGKSSCINCLITSVLARATPDEVRMVLVDPKRVELTAYEGIPHLITPIITNPKKAAEALQWVVREMDLRYDDLAAFGFRHVDDFNAAVRAGKVQPPLGSERELTPYPYLLVIVDELADLMMVAPRDVEDSVVRITQLARAAGIHLVLATQRPSVDVVTGLIKANVPSRLAFATSAMADSRVILDQPGAEKLIGKGDALFLPMGASKPVRMQGAFVTEAEIAKVVQHCKDQMAAVYRDDVTVGGGPKKEIDEEIGDDLDLLIQAAELVVSTQFGSTSMLQRKLRVGFAKAGRLMDLMESRGIVGPSEGSKARDVLVKPDELDGVLITLRG
- a CDS encoding response regulator, translating into MQKAKILLVDDRPENLLALEAILSALDQTLVRASSGEEALKALLTDDFAVILLDVQMPGMDGFETAAHIKRRERTRDIPIIFLTAINHGPHHTFRGYAAGAVDYISKPFDPWVLRAKVSVFVDLYMKNCQLKEQAALLRLQLESGEAASLGGALLGELSARLAAVEEQAEALTKQLDDSADPGAAASSAHLERKLAGLRRALDAMRPGAN
- a CDS encoding helix-turn-helix domain-containing protein, producing MSIGKSPRRGSHGSSASSAVPGQTGSGQTTPQPSVVEPPAAESPSIGRVLSAARLDAGLTVDQVSAATRVRVPIVHGIEEDDFSRCGGDVYARGHIRALARAVGVDGDQLVTRYDADHGGAPGPQRATQLLDTGPIKVTDHRRPNWTAAMMLAIAAVVALIGFNLFTDNSVDAGAGAASEPLPSTAAAPVTASAQPPAPAPSSPAAIAAAPVDKVTVKLVAEKGKSWVTAKDGKGKSLFSNNLDTGQDQTFTDPAKITLVIGNAGAVHVYVNGKDLGPAGTDGQVVHLTYTPGDPQAG
- a CDS encoding HAMP domain-containing protein, yielding MRDGNFRRRLTFPGDGVLAEIAAVFNEVAERNQHLTGELARVRRAVGREGRLSERLEMGVGEGAWMAAVDNCNALIDDLARPMAEVGRVLTSIAEGDLDQRMELRSVHTTGASYPLRGEFLKVGRTVNGLVDQLSEFTDEVTRVAIEVGTEGKLGGQARVRSVSGSWKDLADSVNTMAGRLTAQVRNIAEVTTAVAKGDLSRKVTVDVAGEMLELKNTVNTMVDQLNSFAAQVTRVARDVGTEGRLGGQAQVPGVAGVWRDLTDSVNFMANNLTAQVRNIAEVTTAVAKGDLSRKIEVDARGEILELKNTINTMVDQLSGFAEQVTRMARAVGTEGILGGQAQVPGVAGVWKDLTENVNSMANNLTNQVRNIAQVTTAVAKGDLSQKIQVDAQGEILELKNTINTMVDQLGAFADEVTRVARDVGTEGILGGQASVPGVSGTWKDLTNSVNLMANNLTSQVRNIAEVTTAVARGDVSKKITVDAKGEIRELVTTVNTMVDQLSAFADEVTRVAREVGTEGILGGQARVRGVSGIWRDLTDNVNFMASNLTSQVRNIAEVASAVASGDLSKKITIEAQGEVAALAGTLNTMVDQLSAFAVEVTRVAREVGTDGILGGQANVPGVAGIWKDLTDNVNLMANNLTGQVRNIALVITAVARGDLSQKIDVDARGEILELKTSINTMVDQLGAFADEVTRVAREVGTDGRLGGQARVPGVAGTWQDLTESVNELANNLTRQVRAIAQVATAVTRGDLSLRIDVDASGELDELKDNINQMIANLRETTRTNKEQDWLKTNLARMSGLLQGRRDLEAVASLIMNELTPVVSAQHGAFFLSQPAGRTAELITEDDDENDTVLRLLGSYGYNRRSMPTTFRPGEGLIGQAAVEKRSIIVKETPPGYLKIASGLGEASPSHLVVLPVLFEDRLLGVIELATFSSFTAVALDFLNQIADLIGVTVNTISVNTKTEGLLLESQRLTAELSMRSAELEARQEELERTNEELQEKAEQLAQQNRDIEIKNSEIEEARQILEERAEQLALASRYKSEFLANMSHELRTPLNSLLILAKLLSDNNEGNLSAKQVEFAETIHGAGSDLLQLINDILDLSKVEAGKMDVRPAKIALVQLVDYVEAAFRPLAADKNLDFAVRVSPDLPVTLHTDEQRLQQVLRNLLSNAVKFTDSGAVELMIRPAGADVPQHVREMLLEAEAIGDPDEALIAFSVSDTGIGIPGNKLREIFEAFKQADGGTSRKYGGTGLGLSISREIARLLGGEIHVESELHQGSTFTLYLPLRTEAPDAPAIERPSPLPVRAAVGVTPAGTPVPVGENLADHWAHEVRELAEERRRGAAERRRSAQLAEPPVPQQPEASSRSGGQAQFHGRFDGERVLIVDDDIRNVFALTSVLEQYGLTVLYAENGREGIEVLEQHEDVALVLMDIMMPEMDGYATTEAIRRMPQFSGLPIIALTAKAMKGDKEKSLAAGANAHVTKPVEADTLLAVMRQFLAVG
- the rimO gene encoding 30S ribosomal protein S12 methylthiotransferase RimO; its protein translation is MPEPRTVALVTLGCARNEVDSEELAGRLEADGWRLVDDAADADVAVVNTCGFVEAAKKDSVDALLEANDLKGHGRTQAVVAVGCMAERYGKELADALPEADGVLGFDDYTDISDRLQTILSGGHHASHLPRDRRKLLPLSPVKRQEAAAEVALPGHGTPEDLPDGVAPASGPRTLRKRLDDNPVASVKLASGCDRRCSFCAIPAFRGSFISRRPSDVLNEAVWLAEQGVREVVLVSENNTSYGKDLGDIRLLETLLSEIAAVEGVERVRVSYLQPAEMRPGLIDVMTGTPGVVPYFDLSFQHSAPAVLRRMRRFGNTDQFLGLLKTIRDKAPQAGARSNFIVGFPGETEEDFAELERFITHAGLDAIGVFGYSDEDGTEAAGFDGKLPEDVVADRLAKLSRLAEELTAQRAEQRIGDEVEVLVESVEDGVVEGRAAHQAPETDGLTTLLGVEDAVVGRFYRARVVGTEGVDLVAEALSPEALSSEAAAGEAAADEAEHVGVGA